The Caulobacter sp. FWC26 genome contains a region encoding:
- the metK gene encoding methionine adenosyltransferase, whose translation MNRSSYIFTSESVSEGHPDKVADRISDTVVDAFLSADPEARVACETLVTTNRVVLAGEVRAGKPDGDKKANKQLTKDIIASLEPKVRAAIKDIGYEQKGFHWQKAKYSNFLHGQSAHIAQGVDATDKKDEGAGDQGIMFGYASTETPELMPATLQYSHNILKRLAELRHSGELSELEPDAKSQVTLEYDGNGRPQRVVSIVVSHQHKKKIGGKAATSKRVLELIKPHILPIFPDGLITKKTQWLINPTGRFEIGGPDGDAGLTGRKIIVDTYGGAAPHGGGAFSGKDPTKVDRSAAYACRYLAKNVVAAGLADRCTIQIAYAIGVAQPVSFHVDLHGTGKVDPAVLEKLLPQLIGGATPRAIREHLQLNRPIYARTAAYGHFGRTPDNEGGFSWEKTDLVGDLKGLA comes from the coding sequence TTGAACCGTTCGTCCTACATCTTCACCAGCGAGAGCGTCTCCGAAGGCCATCCCGACAAGGTCGCCGACCGGATCAGCGACACTGTCGTCGACGCCTTCCTCTCGGCTGACCCCGAGGCGCGTGTGGCGTGCGAAACGCTGGTGACGACCAACCGCGTCGTGCTGGCGGGCGAGGTCCGCGCGGGCAAGCCGGATGGCGACAAGAAGGCCAACAAGCAGCTGACCAAGGACATCATCGCGTCGCTGGAGCCGAAGGTTCGCGCCGCGATCAAGGACATCGGCTACGAGCAGAAGGGATTCCACTGGCAGAAGGCGAAATACTCGAACTTCCTGCACGGCCAGTCGGCGCATATCGCCCAGGGCGTTGACGCCACCGACAAGAAGGACGAGGGCGCCGGCGACCAGGGCATCATGTTCGGCTACGCCAGCACCGAGACGCCGGAGCTGATGCCGGCCACGCTGCAGTACAGCCACAACATCCTGAAGCGTCTGGCCGAACTGCGCCACAGCGGCGAGCTCTCGGAGCTGGAGCCGGACGCTAAGAGCCAGGTGACCCTGGAATATGACGGAAACGGCCGCCCACAGCGCGTGGTCTCGATCGTCGTCTCCCACCAGCACAAGAAGAAAATCGGCGGCAAGGCCGCGACCTCCAAGCGCGTGCTGGAGCTGATCAAGCCGCACATCCTGCCGATCTTCCCGGACGGCCTGATCACCAAGAAGACCCAGTGGCTGATCAACCCGACCGGCCGCTTCGAGATCGGCGGTCCGGACGGCGACGCCGGCCTGACCGGTCGCAAGATCATCGTCGACACCTATGGCGGCGCGGCCCCGCACGGCGGCGGCGCCTTCTCGGGCAAGGACCCGACCAAGGTCGACCGCTCGGCGGCCTATGCCTGCCGGTATCTCGCCAAGAACGTCGTGGCCGCGGGTCTCGCCGATCGCTGCACGATCCAGATCGCCTACGCCATCGGCGTGGCCCAGCCGGTCTCGTTCCACGTCGACCTGCACGGCACGGGCAAGGTGGACCCGGCCGTGCTGGAGAAGCTCCTGCCGCAGCTGATCGGCGGCGCGACCCCGCGCGCCATCCGCGAGCACCTGCAGCTCAACCGCCCGATCTACGCCCGCACAGCCGCCTACGGCCACTTCGGCCGCACGCCGGACAACGAGGGCGGCTTCTCGTGGGAGAAGACCGATCTCGTGGGCGACCTGAAGGGCCTGGCCTAG
- a CDS encoding helix-turn-helix domain-containing protein — MGMSEPSNTERHPNPVDLHVGARIRMRRRILGVSQERLAEDLGITFQQIQKYERGANRVSASKLYEIAKSLHSTVDYFFEGLADMADGGMAETGQPFAHDFLKTPEGLELATLFPKISRAKVRRRILELVRSMARDEAEAGVED; from the coding sequence GTGGGCATGAGCGAGCCGTCGAACACCGAGCGCCACCCCAATCCCGTCGACCTTCATGTTGGCGCCCGTATCCGCATGCGCCGCCGCATTCTGGGCGTGAGCCAGGAACGACTGGCCGAGGACCTGGGCATCACCTTTCAACAGATCCAGAAGTATGAGCGCGGGGCCAATCGTGTCAGCGCCAGCAAGCTCTACGAGATCGCCAAGAGCCTGCACTCCACGGTCGACTACTTTTTCGAGGGTCTCGCCGATATGGCCGACGGCGGCATGGCCGAGACAGGCCAACCGTTCGCACACGACTTCCTGAAGACTCCCGAGGGCCTGGAACTGGCGACCCTTTTTCCCAAGATCAGCCGCGCGAAGGTGCGTCGGCGCATTCTGGAGCTGGTGCGATCCATGGCCCGCGATGAGGCCGAAGCGGGCGTGGAAGACTGA
- the lnt gene encoding apolipoprotein N-acyltransferase, with protein sequence MIGWTRFRERAWSGPLLALAAGLAAALAHPPFGLLPGLLGYAALLHLVDDANPERPLRSAFWRGWLAGLGYFSLGTWWVGEAFMVDAASHGWMAPFAVSAMAAGLALFWGLAALLYRRLRPDSVWRVLTFAGAFAVLEWTRGHILTGFPWNLPGETWRAGSAPSQAAALVGAYGLTWITVAMACAPAVWREGRTGRIALGAAAAGLVGLYGYGAVALSRPLVQGAPVGVRIVQADIKQDAKWDAAHFARIVQSYVALTAKPYAGKPADIVIWPEGALPAAINDYLAPGTWVRQAIVDSLRPGQLLLIGGYRYEGAFESPVYYNSLIALRRTDSDLELVGLYDKHRLVPFGEYLPAERLLTAIGFKSLAHLSDSFTTGPRPAPLSLSPDLLVQPLICYESLFPGLARRDPNVRVLINVSNDAWFGVTSGPLQHLNLASYRAIESARPMLRATPTGVSAVIDAYGRITPGAVLGLGQTGVIDTQIPGRGGVTPFDDFGDLALLVFILISGVASARPLAGKTFSSIARRGNLS encoded by the coding sequence GTGATCGGCTGGACGCGGTTTCGCGAACGCGCCTGGAGCGGCCCGCTCCTGGCGCTGGCGGCCGGGCTGGCGGCGGCCCTGGCCCATCCGCCGTTCGGCCTGCTTCCGGGCCTTCTGGGCTACGCGGCCCTGCTGCATCTGGTGGACGACGCCAACCCCGAACGGCCGCTGCGCTCGGCGTTCTGGCGCGGATGGCTGGCGGGTTTAGGCTACTTTAGTCTCGGCACCTGGTGGGTCGGCGAAGCCTTCATGGTCGACGCTGCGAGCCACGGCTGGATGGCGCCGTTCGCAGTGTCGGCGATGGCGGCGGGCCTGGCGCTGTTTTGGGGTCTGGCGGCCCTGCTCTATCGCCGCCTTCGGCCCGACAGCGTCTGGCGAGTCCTGACCTTCGCCGGCGCCTTCGCCGTTCTGGAATGGACGCGCGGACACATCCTCACCGGCTTTCCCTGGAACCTGCCCGGTGAGACCTGGCGCGCGGGCTCGGCCCCCTCGCAGGCCGCCGCCCTGGTCGGGGCCTATGGCCTCACCTGGATCACGGTCGCCATGGCCTGCGCCCCGGCGGTGTGGCGCGAGGGACGGACCGGCAGGATCGCGCTGGGCGCGGCCGCCGCCGGCTTGGTGGGCCTCTATGGCTACGGCGCCGTCGCCCTGTCCCGCCCCCTCGTTCAAGGTGCTCCCGTCGGCGTGCGGATCGTCCAGGCTGACATCAAACAGGACGCCAAATGGGACGCGGCCCACTTCGCGCGGATCGTTCAGTCCTATGTCGCGCTGACGGCCAAGCCCTATGCCGGCAAGCCCGCCGACATCGTGATCTGGCCGGAAGGCGCGCTGCCGGCGGCTATCAACGACTACCTCGCGCCCGGAACCTGGGTGCGACAGGCGATCGTCGACAGCCTGCGTCCTGGCCAACTGCTGCTGATCGGCGGCTATCGCTACGAAGGGGCGTTCGAGAGTCCGGTCTACTACAATAGCCTCATCGCGCTGCGACGCACCGACAGCGACCTGGAGCTGGTCGGGCTCTACGACAAGCATCGGCTGGTTCCCTTCGGCGAGTACCTTCCGGCCGAGCGTCTTTTGACTGCGATCGGCTTCAAGAGCCTGGCGCATCTGAGCGACAGCTTCACCACCGGCCCTCGCCCGGCTCCGCTGAGCCTGTCGCCGGATCTGCTGGTGCAGCCGCTGATCTGCTACGAGAGCCTGTTTCCAGGGCTCGCGCGGCGCGATCCGAATGTTCGGGTTCTGATCAACGTGTCGAACGACGCCTGGTTCGGCGTCACCTCGGGCCCCCTGCAGCACCTGAACCTGGCCAGCTACCGCGCGATCGAGAGCGCCCGGCCAATGCTGCGCGCCACACCCACCGGCGTCAGCGCTGTCATTGACGCCTACGGTCGAATAACCCCGGGCGCCGTGCTGGGGCTAGGACAAACTGGTGTCATCGACACACAAATACCCGGACGAGGCGGCGTTACACCCTTCGACGACTTCGGAGACCTGGCGCTTCTGGTGTTTATACTCATATCGGGGGTTGCATCAGCTCGCCCTCTGGCCGGTAAAACCTTTTCCTCTATTGCGCGTCGAGGAAACTTGAGCTGA
- a CDS encoding hemolysin family protein, with the protein MPSDEPSQQPAARRSRGVRAFFRRMRKQLTGGGEPPRPPETAASAAAVDLVDQAEAFQSLRVADVMTPRADIVAVELSTPFEAVAAQFAEAEHSRMPIYRETLDDPVGVVHVKDVFRLLADEAKRPPPGELVLNKLRRDALYVPASMKAADLLLRMRTSRIHMALVIDEFGGTDGLVSMEDLIEAVVGEIDDEHDDAAAAAVVARPGGVFEADARAPLEELEAALGYDLAPPDMDEDIDTVAGLVVALAGRVPQRGEVIAHADGYEFEVVEADPRRVRRVRVRGGPSRPSEPAPDGARGEAGLS; encoded by the coding sequence ATGCCCAGCGACGAGCCTAGTCAACAGCCCGCCGCCCGCCGAAGCCGGGGCGTGCGGGCGTTCTTCCGACGTATGCGCAAGCAACTGACGGGCGGCGGCGAGCCGCCTCGCCCGCCCGAAACCGCCGCGTCCGCCGCCGCAGTCGACCTGGTGGATCAGGCCGAGGCCTTCCAGAGCCTGCGGGTCGCCGATGTGATGACCCCGCGCGCCGACATCGTCGCCGTCGAGCTGTCGACCCCGTTCGAGGCCGTGGCGGCCCAGTTCGCCGAAGCCGAGCACTCGCGGATGCCGATCTATCGCGAAACCCTCGACGACCCCGTCGGCGTGGTCCACGTCAAGGACGTGTTCCGGCTGCTGGCGGACGAAGCCAAGCGCCCGCCTCCCGGCGAGCTTGTGCTGAACAAGCTGCGCCGTGACGCGTTGTACGTGCCTGCTTCGATGAAGGCCGCCGACCTCCTGCTCCGCATGCGCACCAGCCGTATCCACATGGCCCTCGTCATCGACGAGTTCGGCGGCACCGATGGCCTGGTCTCGATGGAAGACCTGATCGAGGCGGTGGTCGGCGAGATCGACGACGAGCACGACGACGCGGCGGCGGCGGCGGTGGTCGCCCGGCCGGGCGGCGTCTTCGAAGCCGACGCCCGCGCGCCGCTTGAGGAACTGGAAGCGGCGCTGGGCTACGACCTGGCGCCGCCCGACATGGATGAGGACATCGACACGGTCGCAGGACTAGTCGTCGCCCTGGCCGGCCGGGTGCCGCAGCGGGGCGAGGTCATTGCCCACGCTGATGGCTATGAGTTCGAGGTGGTCGAGGCCGACCCCCGTCGCGTTCGGCGAGTCCGCGTACGCGGCGGCCCCTCTCGGCCCTCCGAGCCGGCGCCCGACGGTGCGCGGGGGGAGGCCGGGCTTTCGTGA
- the ybeY gene encoding rRNA maturation RNase YbeY, with protein sequence MEIEDEAWTTAEPGTEALVWRAAQAVLDAHEDIEGQGIVILLTDDDSVQALNRDFRQKDYPTNVLSFPSAQDPIGNPERQIGDIALAYGVCAREAVEQGKPLAHHLQHLVAHGVLHLLGYDHERDDEAEAMEALEREILAGLDVPDPYASPDSLSGEEEGR encoded by the coding sequence ATCGAGATCGAGGACGAGGCCTGGACGACGGCGGAGCCCGGCACCGAGGCCCTGGTCTGGCGCGCCGCCCAGGCGGTGCTGGACGCGCACGAAGACATCGAGGGCCAGGGGATCGTGATCCTGCTGACCGACGACGACAGCGTCCAGGCCCTGAACCGCGACTTCCGCCAGAAGGACTATCCGACCAACGTCCTGTCCTTCCCCTCAGCTCAAGACCCCATTGGCAATCCGGAACGCCAGATCGGCGATATCGCGCTGGCCTATGGCGTTTGCGCGCGCGAAGCCGTTGAGCAGGGCAAGCCGCTGGCCCACCATCTGCAACATCTGGTGGCGCACGGCGTGCTTCATCTCCTAGGATACGATCACGAGCGCGACGACGAGGCGGAAGCCATGGAAGCGCTCGAACGCGAAATCCTGGCGGGTCTGGATGTTCCAGACCCCTACGCCAGCCCAGATTCTCTTTCTGGGGAAGAAGAGGGACGCTGA
- a CDS encoding PhoH family protein: MSRTPEFLPLSDDAVHAVSGPSGRHAALIEDAFKVLIETPGGGVTITGDARGRSSAKRALQTLAARADAGDEVVEADVRIAIGGAHETSGQASPRAVRKGNVSPKTKSQAQYLERMASHPLVFGLGPAGTGKTFLAVAHGAGMLMRGEVDRLIVTRPAVEAGEKLGFLPGDLNEKVDPYMAPVWEALTDIMGADQLRRRREKLEIEVAPIAFMRGRTLAHAFVIVDEAQNCSRLQMKMVLTRIGEGARMVVTGDPTQVDLLNPRDSGLAHAVSILEGVEGVAVSRFTASDVVRHPLVERIVKAYDADAAQSTPR; encoded by the coding sequence TTGAGCCGTACGCCTGAGTTCCTGCCGCTGTCCGACGACGCCGTCCACGCCGTCTCCGGTCCGTCCGGCCGCCACGCCGCCCTGATCGAGGACGCCTTCAAGGTGCTGATCGAGACGCCGGGCGGCGGGGTCACCATCACCGGCGACGCGCGCGGCCGCTCCAGCGCCAAGCGCGCCCTGCAGACCCTGGCGGCCCGCGCCGACGCCGGCGACGAGGTGGTCGAGGCCGATGTACGGATCGCCATCGGCGGCGCCCACGAGACCAGTGGTCAAGCCTCGCCCCGGGCCGTGCGTAAGGGCAATGTCTCGCCCAAGACCAAGAGCCAGGCGCAGTATCTGGAACGAATGGCCAGCCATCCGCTGGTCTTTGGCCTGGGCCCCGCCGGCACGGGCAAGACCTTCCTGGCCGTGGCCCATGGCGCGGGCATGCTGATGCGCGGCGAGGTCGACCGCCTGATCGTCACCCGCCCCGCCGTCGAGGCCGGCGAGAAGCTGGGCTTCCTGCCCGGCGATCTGAACGAGAAGGTCGACCCCTATATGGCGCCGGTCTGGGAGGCCCTGACCGACATCATGGGCGCCGACCAGCTGCGTCGCCGTCGCGAGAAGCTGGAGATCGAGGTCGCGCCGATCGCGTTCATGCGCGGCCGCACGCTTGCCCATGCGTTCGTCATCGTCGACGAGGCCCAGAACTGCTCGCGCCTGCAGATGAAGATGGTGCTGACCCGCATCGGCGAGGGCGCCCGCATGGTCGTCACCGGCGACCCGACCCAAGTGGATCTGCTCAATCCGCGCGACTCTGGCCTGGCCCATGCGGTGTCGATCCTCGAAGGCGTCGAGGGCGTGGCGGTGTCGCGCTTCACCGCCTCAGACGTCGTGCGCCACCCGCTCGTCGAGCGGATCGTCAAGGCCTATGACGCGGACGCGGCGCAGAGTACTCCCCGGTAG
- the miaB gene encoding tRNA (N6-isopentenyl adenosine(37)-C2)-methylthiotransferase MiaB, producing MSETPQKRLFIKTYGCQMNVYDSERMADVLRPLGYGVVDEPEGADLVVLNTCHIREKATEKVYSELGYIKQMKDRKAEAGGRMTIAVAGCVAQAEGKEIMNRQKAVDLVVGPQAYHQLPELIARAHRATGERLAADFAADEKFDALPAERHVTGVTAFLTVQEGCDKFCTFCVVPYTRGGEWSRPVNDIVEEAKRLAGQGVREVTLLGQNVNAYDGDGQTLAKLVRQLAKIDGLDRIRYTTSHPRDMGDDLIEAHGELPELMPYLHLPVQAGSDKILKAMNRDHTAESYVKLIEKIRAARPDIAMSGDFIVGFPGERDGDFEKTLELVREVGFASAFSFKYSRRPGTPASAMPGQVDEAVKAERLERLNQLLDEQQRAFNASQVGKVLPVLFEKAGRHPGQIVGRSPYLQAVHAEGGEHLIGKIVPVHIESAAKMSLAGRLEPVLETA from the coding sequence ATGAGCGAGACCCCGCAAAAGCGCCTCTTCATCAAGACCTACGGCTGTCAGATGAACGTCTATGACAGCGAGCGCATGGCCGATGTCCTGCGCCCGCTGGGCTATGGCGTGGTCGATGAGCCCGAGGGCGCGGACCTGGTGGTGCTGAACACCTGCCACATCCGCGAGAAGGCCACCGAGAAGGTCTATTCCGAGCTCGGCTACATCAAGCAGATGAAGGACCGGAAGGCCGAGGCCGGCGGTCGCATGACCATCGCCGTGGCCGGGTGCGTCGCCCAGGCCGAGGGCAAGGAGATCATGAACCGTCAGAAGGCGGTCGATCTGGTCGTGGGTCCGCAGGCCTATCACCAACTGCCCGAGCTGATCGCCCGCGCCCACCGCGCGACCGGCGAGCGTCTGGCCGCCGACTTCGCCGCCGACGAAAAGTTCGACGCCCTGCCGGCCGAGCGCCACGTGACCGGCGTCACCGCGTTCCTGACCGTGCAAGAAGGCTGCGACAAGTTCTGCACCTTCTGCGTGGTGCCCTATACCCGCGGCGGCGAGTGGTCGCGGCCGGTCAACGACATCGTCGAGGAGGCCAAGCGCCTGGCGGGCCAAGGCGTTCGCGAGGTCACTCTGCTGGGCCAGAACGTCAACGCCTATGACGGCGACGGCCAGACCCTGGCCAAGCTGGTCCGCCAACTGGCCAAGATCGATGGCCTGGACCGCATCCGCTACACGACCAGCCACCCGCGCGACATGGGTGATGACCTGATCGAGGCGCACGGCGAGCTGCCCGAGCTGATGCCGTATCTGCACCTGCCGGTGCAGGCGGGCAGCGACAAGATCCTCAAGGCCATGAACCGCGACCACACCGCCGAGAGCTATGTGAAGCTGATCGAGAAGATCCGCGCCGCGCGGCCCGACATCGCCATGAGCGGCGATTTCATCGTCGGCTTCCCCGGCGAGCGCGACGGCGACTTCGAAAAAACCCTGGAGCTGGTCCGCGAGGTCGGGTTCGCCTCGGCCTTCTCGTTCAAATATTCGCGCCGTCCCGGCACCCCGGCCTCGGCCATGCCCGGCCAGGTCGACGAAGCGGTCAAGGCCGAGCGCCTCGAGCGCCTGAACCAGCTGCTCGACGAGCAGCAACGCGCCTTCAACGCCAGCCAGGTTGGCAAGGTGTTGCCGGTGCTGTTCGAGAAGGCCGGGCGCCACCCTGGCCAGATCGTCGGTCGCAGCCCATATCTGCAGGCCGTCCACGCCGAAGGCGGGGAGCATCTGATCGGGAAGATCGTTCCCGTCCATATCGAGAGCGCCGCCAAGATGAGCCTGGCGGGCCGGCTCGAACCCGTTCTGGAGACCGCTTGA
- a CDS encoding Fur family transcriptional regulator, which translates to MDRLEKACIEKGMRMTDQRRVIARVLSSAEDHPDVEELHRRAHAIDPHISIATVYRTVRLFEESGIIERHDFRDGRSRYEQSPDHHHDHLIDMKTGKVVEFVDEEIEALQHAIAKKLGYKLIDHRLELYGMPLEE; encoded by the coding sequence GTGGATCGACTCGAAAAGGCCTGTATCGAAAAAGGCATGCGCATGACCGACCAGCGTCGGGTCATCGCGCGCGTGCTGTCGTCGGCCGAGGATCACCCGGACGTCGAGGAGCTGCACCGCCGCGCTCACGCCATCGACCCGCACATCTCGATCGCCACGGTCTACCGCACCGTGCGCCTGTTCGAGGAAAGCGGCATCATCGAGCGCCACGACTTCCGCGACGGCCGCTCGCGCTACGAACAGAGCCCGGACCATCACCACGACCACCTGATCGACATGAAGACCGGCAAGGTCGTCGAGTTCGTCGATGAGGAGATCGAGGCCCTGCAGCACGCGATCGCCAAGAAGCTCGGCTACAAGCTGATCGACCACCGCCTCGAGCTCTACGGGATGCCGCTGGAGGAGTAA
- the rimI gene encoding ribosomal protein S18-alanine N-acetyltransferase: MNLRPVGSEAAFDLADLHDKAFDRPWTAVEFDELLKSPGAFAILGEAGEPAQAKGFILCRAIAGEAEILTVAVDPSARRRGWGAALVEVAAGIAAEAEAEAMFLEVAADNLAAIALYQATGFLKVGLRKGYYPHPDGAKDALVMRRALNT; the protein is encoded by the coding sequence ATGAACCTGCGCCCCGTCGGCTCCGAAGCCGCCTTCGATCTCGCCGATCTGCACGACAAGGCTTTCGACCGCCCCTGGACCGCGGTGGAGTTCGACGAACTCCTGAAGTCGCCAGGCGCCTTCGCAATCCTCGGCGAGGCGGGCGAGCCGGCGCAGGCCAAGGGCTTCATCCTGTGCCGCGCGATCGCCGGCGAGGCCGAGATCCTGACGGTGGCGGTCGATCCCTCGGCCCGGCGACGCGGCTGGGGCGCGGCCCTGGTCGAGGTGGCCGCCGGGATCGCGGCGGAAGCCGAGGCCGAGGCGATGTTCCTGGAAGTCGCCGCCGACAATCTGGCCGCCATCGCGCTTTACCAGGCCACCGGCTTCCTCAAGGTGGGTTTGCGCAAGGGCTATTATCCCCATCCCGATGGGGCCAAGGACGCGCTGGTCATGCGACGGGCGCTTAACACTTAA
- the tsaB gene encoding tRNA (adenosine(37)-N6)-threonylcarbamoyltransferase complex dimerization subunit type 1 TsaB, translated as MILSIDTCLGASSVAIVDGERVLATRSEPMTRGHQERIGMIARETAAEAGVAFADLARIAVTVGPGSFTGLRVGLAFAKGLATALSIPCVGVNTLETLAFGTRGFAVALLDARMDQVYIQAFVDGAAVMAPDALGLGEAAARLVELHPGGPATLIGSGAPLLADTLKGATVLTPAAPDPVAIARLAATRPTPSHTPRPLYLRAPYATLPAA; from the coding sequence ATGATCCTGTCGATCGACACCTGTCTCGGCGCCAGTTCGGTCGCCATTGTCGACGGCGAGCGCGTGCTGGCGACGCGCTCGGAACCGATGACCCGAGGTCACCAGGAGCGCATCGGGATGATAGCGCGAGAGACGGCCGCCGAGGCCGGCGTCGCCTTCGCCGACCTGGCGCGGATCGCGGTCACGGTCGGCCCCGGCTCTTTCACCGGGCTACGCGTGGGTCTCGCCTTCGCCAAAGGCCTGGCCACCGCGCTGTCGATCCCGTGCGTCGGGGTCAACACGCTGGAGACCCTGGCCTTCGGGACCAGGGGTTTCGCGGTCGCCCTGCTCGATGCGCGCATGGACCAAGTCTATATCCAGGCCTTCGTGGACGGCGCGGCGGTGATGGCGCCGGACGCTTTGGGCCTGGGCGAGGCCGCCGCACGTCTTGTCGAGCTGCATCCCGGCGGCCCGGCCACCTTGATCGGCTCGGGGGCGCCGCTGCTGGCGGATACACTGAAGGGGGCCACGGTCCTGACCCCGGCTGCGCCCGATCCCGTCGCGATCGCGCGTCTGGCGGCCACGCGGCCCACGCCCAGCCACACGCCTCGGCCGCTTTATCTGCGCGCGCCCTACGCAACCCTGCCTGCGGCCTAG
- a CDS encoding DUF1131 family protein yields the protein MSFRHSYLALPIALLAACGPAKTDQASKTDEAPKGPVTVAIAPYAGGPLKVSNEGVGPINSSVAFDLATLKVLFPKAKAEQAFLHSGEGPALPIINVEQNNTPLAEIGKSDDGDIAYVRVEAGDARGPRDEQLLAKWGELGFTLDQCRAGAGREINMTICVRPDAPQVSYVFGVPGWTKAGLPSEAALKAKGQLNVLIWRPAEGAVVGAA from the coding sequence ATGAGCTTCCGCCACAGCTACCTCGCCCTGCCGATCGCGCTTCTGGCTGCGTGCGGTCCGGCCAAGACCGATCAGGCCTCCAAGACTGACGAGGCCCCCAAGGGACCCGTCACCGTCGCCATCGCGCCTTACGCGGGCGGTCCGCTCAAGGTCAGCAATGAAGGAGTCGGCCCGATCAACAGCTCGGTGGCGTTCGACCTGGCGACGCTGAAGGTTCTCTTCCCCAAGGCCAAGGCCGAGCAGGCTTTCCTGCATTCCGGCGAAGGCCCGGCTCTGCCGATTATCAATGTCGAACAGAACAACACGCCGCTGGCCGAGATCGGCAAGAGCGACGATGGCGACATCGCCTATGTCCGCGTCGAGGCGGGCGATGCGCGTGGTCCCAGGGACGAACAGCTCCTGGCCAAGTGGGGCGAGTTGGGCTTCACGCTCGACCAATGCCGGGCTGGCGCAGGCCGGGAGATCAACATGACAATCTGCGTGCGCCCTGACGCGCCGCAGGTGTCTTACGTCTTCGGCGTCCCGGGCTGGACCAAGGCCGGCCTGCCGTCGGAGGCCGCCCTGAAGGCCAAGGGCCAGCTCAACGTCCTGATCTGGCGCCCCGCCGAGGGCGCTGTGGTCGGCGCGGCCTGA
- a CDS encoding malonic semialdehyde reductase produces MAKLEDATLAQLFTEARSHNGWNPEPLPEATLRALYDLTKFGPTAANSSPARFYFVTSADAKTRLAKLSSGSNGPKILQAPCTVIIGYDLDFPETLPKLFPHAPGAKDWFNDMQAREWGALRNSSLQGGYFMIAARALGLDVGPMSGFDNAGVDAEFFAGTNIKSNFIVSVGHGTAEGLFPRNPRLDFDEAAKIL; encoded by the coding sequence ATGGCCAAGCTCGAAGACGCCACGCTCGCCCAACTGTTCACCGAGGCGCGTAGCCATAACGGCTGGAACCCCGAGCCGCTGCCGGAAGCGACCCTGCGCGCGCTCTACGACCTGACCAAGTTCGGTCCGACGGCCGCCAACTCGAGCCCGGCTCGCTTCTATTTCGTGACCTCGGCCGACGCCAAGACACGCCTGGCCAAGCTGTCGTCCGGCTCGAACGGTCCGAAGATCCTGCAGGCGCCCTGCACGGTGATCATCGGCTACGACCTCGACTTCCCCGAAACCCTGCCCAAGCTCTTCCCGCACGCGCCCGGAGCCAAGGACTGGTTCAACGACATGCAAGCCCGCGAATGGGGCGCTCTGCGCAACAGCTCGCTGCAGGGCGGCTACTTCATGATCGCCGCGCGGGCGCTGGGCCTGGACGTTGGCCCGATGTCGGGCTTCGACAACGCCGGCGTGGACGCCGAGTTCTTCGCGGGCACGAATATCAAGAGCAATTTCATCGTCTCGGTCGGTCACGGCACGGCGGAAGGGCTTTTCCCGCGTAACCCGCGTCTGGACTTCGACGAAGCCGCCAAGATCCTCTGA
- a CDS encoding NifU family protein translates to MFIQTETTPNPEVLKFLPGREVLGEGAREFRTPEEGDASPLAKALFDLGDVTRVFFGPDFLTVTKGEDAQWPHLKAPILAAIMDHFTSGRPLLLNQNAEGGGHDEGDYDEETSQIVAEIKELLDTRIRPAVAQDGGDIVFSRFEPQTGVVWLHMRGACSGCPSSSATLKSGVENMLKHYVPEVTRVEQTL, encoded by the coding sequence ATGTTCATTCAGACCGAAACCACGCCCAATCCCGAGGTCCTGAAGTTCCTGCCCGGCCGCGAAGTGCTGGGCGAAGGCGCGCGCGAGTTCCGCACGCCCGAGGAGGGCGACGCCTCGCCGCTGGCCAAGGCGCTGTTCGACCTCGGCGATGTGACCCGGGTGTTTTTCGGCCCCGATTTCCTGACCGTGACCAAGGGCGAGGACGCCCAGTGGCCGCACCTGAAGGCGCCGATCCTGGCGGCGATCATGGACCACTTCACCAGCGGCCGTCCGCTGCTGCTGAACCAGAACGCCGAAGGCGGCGGCCACGACGAGGGCGACTACGACGAGGAAACCTCGCAGATCGTCGCCGAGATCAAGGAACTGCTCGACACCCGCATCCGCCCGGCGGTGGCCCAGGACGGCGGCGACATCGTCTTCTCGCGCTTCGAGCCGCAGACGGGCGTCGTCTGGCTGCACATGCGCGGCGCCTGCTCAGGCTGCCCATCCTCGTCGGCGACCCTGAAGTCCGGCGTCGAGAACATGCTCAAACACTACGTCCCCGAAGTGACGCGGGTCGAGCAGACGCTCTGA